A single Acidobacteriota bacterium DNA region contains:
- a CDS encoding glycosyltransferase: MASADGIILVLYFATLCGLSVYGAHRSLLVWSYLRGRRRARRQHGAHGALPRVTVQLPLYNERHVAERLIAAVARIRYPRDRFEVQVLDDSTDETRDIASRAVRAWRSRGVAIRYLHRTSRDGFKAGALREGLRTATGDLVALFDADFMPPADFLERAIVPFADPRVGMVQARWGHANRDYSLLTRVQALLLDGHFVLEHGGRYRGSCFFNFNGTAGIWRRAAIRGAGNWQADTLTEDLDLSYRAQLAGWRFVFLQDVVVPAELPVEMNAFKSQQHRWAKGSMQSCRKLLPAVLRARLPFRVKLEAALHLTANLNYLLLLALSLLVVPAIAARTGAGGDPRTLWIDAVFFASAAVSVSGFYGVSQRALGVGWRARLRDLPAAIALGLGLSVNNAVAVLEALAGRTGEFRRTPKYGLTAATSSRATRPADGRYRLVSSWQPLVELAFGVWFAVALLRAFTAGAYMVTPFIAFFLFGFLYAACASLAETWAHWRSRRRRGRTRADLQHAGARHSSHWAEEAS, encoded by the coding sequence CGTAACGGTCCAGTTGCCGCTCTACAACGAACGGCACGTCGCGGAGCGCCTCATCGCCGCGGTTGCCCGGATCCGGTACCCACGCGACCGGTTCGAGGTGCAGGTGCTCGACGATTCCACCGACGAGACGCGGGACATCGCGTCGCGCGCCGTCCGGGCATGGCGCTCTCGAGGCGTGGCGATCCGGTACCTCCACCGAACCTCGCGGGACGGCTTCAAGGCGGGCGCCCTGCGGGAGGGGCTGCGCACCGCGACGGGTGACCTGGTCGCGCTCTTCGACGCGGACTTCATGCCGCCGGCGGACTTTCTCGAGCGCGCCATCGTTCCCTTCGCCGACCCGCGGGTGGGGATGGTCCAGGCGCGCTGGGGCCACGCGAACCGCGACTATTCGCTGCTGACGCGCGTGCAGGCGCTGCTGCTCGATGGCCACTTCGTCCTGGAGCATGGCGGCCGGTACCGCGGCAGTTGTTTCTTCAACTTCAACGGCACGGCGGGCATCTGGCGGCGCGCCGCCATCCGGGGCGCAGGCAACTGGCAGGCGGACACCCTGACGGAGGATCTCGACCTGAGCTACCGCGCACAGCTCGCGGGCTGGCGATTCGTCTTCCTCCAGGACGTCGTGGTTCCCGCGGAACTGCCGGTGGAGATGAACGCCTTCAAGTCGCAGCAGCACCGCTGGGCCAAGGGATCCATGCAGTCGTGCCGCAAGCTGCTGCCGGCGGTGCTGCGCGCCCGCCTACCGTTCCGCGTCAAGCTGGAGGCGGCGCTCCACCTGACCGCGAATCTCAACTACCTGCTGTTGCTCGCCCTTTCGCTCCTGGTGGTTCCCGCGATCGCGGCCCGGACCGGCGCCGGCGGCGATCCCCGCACGCTCTGGATCGACGCGGTGTTCTTCGCGTCCGCCGCCGTTTCCGTGTCCGGCTTCTACGGCGTCAGCCAACGGGCGCTGGGAGTCGGCTGGCGAGCCCGGCTGCGGGATCTGCCGGCGGCTATCGCGCTGGGGCTTGGCCTGTCGGTCAACAACGCGGTTGCCGTCCTCGAGGCGCTGGCCGGCCGCACCGGTGAGTTCCGCCGCACGCCGAAGTATGGACTGACGGCCGCAACGTCCTCGCGCGCCACCCGTCCGGCCGACGGCCGCTATCGCCTGGTGTCGTCGTGGCAGCCACTGGTGGAGCTGGCCTTCGGCGTCTGGTTCGCCGTCGCCCTGCTTCGCGCGTTCACCGCCGGCGCGTACATGGTGACGCCGTTCATCGCCTTCTTTCTGTTCGGCTTCCTGTACGCCGCGTGCGCGTCACTGGCGGAGACCTGGGCTCACTGGCGCTCCCGGCGGCGGCGTGGGCGGACACGGGCAGACCTTCAGCATGCCGGCGCGCGGCACTCCTCCCATTGGGCGGAAGAGGCGTCGTGA